The nucleotide window cacaattcaagaaggacgcagacaagctggagcatgttcagaggagggcaaccaggatgatcaggggtctggaaacaaagccctatgaagagagactgaaagaaatgggcaggtttagcctggagaagagaagattgaagggagacatggtagcactcttcaaatacttgaaaggttgtcacacagaggagggccaggatctcttctcgacacAAGCTGGTGGTGGATGGCGGAtgcagggaagggggcgggggctcACCTGTTGCCTCAGCTGTACATGCACCAGGTaaatggggagagttttctgggtgctagCTGCACAAGCAGCACTCAGAAAACTACAAGACGCCTCAGAGGGTCCGAATTTCACCTCGGCTTTGGCGCCTTGACAGATTGGGAACCCCTGAGGCAGCTCCGGCATGGATTGGAGCTGATTCAGGGGCTCTGGATGGGCTTCCAAGATGGATCCGGGGGTCCCTGCATAGCCCTAgaaaagacccactttgcacacccctcctAAAaagtatactatttatttatttatttcatacattTCTTGTCCATCTTCTTGGGGTGGGGCTAAAATATACATGTAAGCAAATGATGAAAAACAGCCATAGGCCATCATTAAAACAAGGGTACCAGGCTTCCAAATAGCAACACACAAACTTCTCAAACTCATCATAAAGAAGTCAAACGCTGAAACTATTTGAAAAGGTCTGTCTGCAGTTGCCAGCAGAAGAGAACCTAAAAAATCCTTCCCCATCacgacctccagatgtgtttggactacaacacccatcttccccaggtcATCATGCTGGCGATGAatgacaggagttgcagtccaactggagggcagcaagtcAGAGAAACCCAGGTCAGAGCATCTGGGTGGAGAAGCCACTTTAAGGAGGCATCCATTACAGGTGGCAGAAGTGGGATTCTCGGATTGTATGGCCTGCGATTCCTCACCAGCATTGGCCAGCATGATGGCCAGGGCTAATAGGAATTGTAGTTTGTTCTGCAAgtcacaggttggggaaggctgatcttggGACAGGGAATTTCAGAAGTAGCTAGCTCCTTCTGGTAGCTAGGGCCTAAGCTGTTTAGGGACTTTCAAGGGAATAACCAAAACTTTGAATTTCACTAAAAACACCCACAAATGAATCTGATGTAGCTGATAAAATAACAGCCTCCCAGAACTTCACCTTAGAAGAGATGTTAGATGCAGCATCTCTCACTGATCCAAATTTCATAAtgctcttcaagggcagccccacatgaagctcattgcagtagtccagacgAGATGGAACTAACGAATGCATGCGGGACTGTGGCCGCAGCTGGACAAACTCGACAGCCATGGTGAAAAGTGGCCTTTGATGGTCAGAGGTAGAGTGCTCCTTTATAGGGAGGCTCGATTGGACTGACCCGGATTCAGCCTGCTCCTATCGATGCGGACAGGATCTTGGGCAGAGCTCTTTCCCAACCCTAAATGACGGAATTAAAGTTGGGATCTCCTGCCTGCCAGTCACAAGCTGTTCCGCTGCACTTGTAAAAACAGCACTAAGGctgcaggatggggtggggagggagttgATTGAAGTACGAATGCCAGATGCCGCAAGAAAGCAATGCCGTGAACCAATCCATCCAAATTCCTGGCTTGGTGACAGGTGGAAAGGCATCAGCCAGGGACGTTTTCTATCTTGGGGTGGCTTTTTAAATATCTGTTCCAGTTTTTCTGGTTTCCTTCTAGTCCCGTGGCATATTGGCTACCTCTGTGCTACACAGCCGTTATCAGAGTGCCAACTTTGCTCCTCTTTTCTGTATCACTGTTGCGGAAATtaaactggttcttttacctaatgcccacagatCTAAGAAAACTAgctttataacacatacatcataaagtttatatcttcttgcttattttaatgttacacttgctgCACTAGCTGCTGTTGAAATAACGTGTCACAAGATAGTTAAACCGTTGTAGTACATTTtgtaaggcaagctaaccacaactaagaaacagatggagatgtagttCCTGTAGCTATTACAATACCCATTATGGTGTTTTAGTCAGAGAAGTACCTGAACTCTGCATATGCCTAGGCGCTTTGctatttcattggttgttgtgttgctgagctgtattctatatgatgatttggtgtattatgattggcaagaaagttctgccattgtatctgaggggacctGATCCTATAAAAATGCtaacatttcctgaaattgctGGGCAGTTCCTCAAACggccaccctgcagcgctgcttgtaataaaccttctaaggagagagaaattgtgtcttgagagtctttgaccaccactcagcgaaccacaggaacccgtggtttcgggttctgCGACAATCACCCGTGAAGGAGAGGCTAAACAGCCGTTATAAGAGTGCCAACTTTGCTCCTCTTTTCTGTATCACCCATGAAGGAGAGGCTGCCTCATTTCAAATCCGTCTCTTTTCTCCCCTCGCTACCCAGTATGATGCTTCCGTGGAACGAGTGGATATGGGCCCACGAATATTGGCTGCCACCGGGGATCACCTGGGAGGACATGAAGGAAACCGAGGAGATCCGCTACCCACAGCCCCGGCACCTGCTGCTCAGCATCCCCTTGGCTCTTCTGCTCATCGCGGTCCGGTTCGTCTTCGAAAGGTACGTTCATCAAGAACCAAGGCAAAAAGCCGCACGTTTTGTGGTTGTTTTTCGCACCCAAGTCAAATCCCAGTGGCTAGGGGCCAGAGGAAATTTCATTTcggttctccctctctccctctctcagagtACTCTCAGAGTACTTTAGTACTCTCTCATTTTAGAGAGTACTAAAATGAatatagaattgttgagttggaaggtgaCCACAAAGATTACCTAATCCAGTGGTTCTTGTTTTCCAagtgccaagccatggaccccctccttttgaaaaatttgttatctctatggtagttacctgtgcgaagcaatttttgggagaaaataaggggtaacccctaataagcaaaggattttagggatactaaaaaacagaccataaaatttgtgatattaccacgcaaaaatgacaaatttaggaatataaagacgaatttaatttgaCTAAcctctagtttacaattgaacaaattatgacctgtctagcagcgactaaacctaaatgtgatgggagaaatcgtgcctctttttttcccgaacaatcccttccacatccggttccaTATTTCCtccttttaatctcaaatctggatcaacgtCGAGCCGATTTCTAGGCTTGtccttcacattaaaaaaaaaaaaaaatgtcgaaaatgtttgttcacaaagatatgtggaacaaaagggaactcgGTGTTTCAAAGCCTTTTCACCTAACTTTTATAACCAGGAAAAAAACGccacccagaattggtccggtctatattctttgaagaatgatttcagtgaaccgtcacaagtcacgtcaacaagtgcatctcgctcttctGCAAACAGGGTTGTAcatcacattcaaaaggattccttctccatgagttttcaggattaggtgcagggaaggaatctctgaagctagtcagggatgttatattttactttagggtggattcttgcattgagcagggggttggactcgacggccttgtaggccccttccaactctgcgattctctgattctctgattctggtaggaattcgttgtcagtggactccagaaatgaatggtgaatatgtgaatgctGCCACGGACCCCCAATTCAACCACCCATGAGAAGTGGCTCTCCAAcctctttttaaaagcctctagAGTTGGAGAACCCACAGCTGCCATAGGTACCGCTGTCGTACAGTAGGTGCCGCTGTCGTACAGGTCTTGCCATCGGGACGTTTTTCCCATTATATTTACATACCagcatttatattattatatttatatgccaACGTTTGGTAAACGTGTAGgtgtggtatatatatatatatatatatatatatatatatatatatatatatatgtaggaTTTCCCAACAGCTAAAATCCACCTTAAGTACTGcttagtagacccattgaaatgaatgggattttggTTAGTCAGGaaagtcccattcgtttcaatagTCTAACGCTGCGTAGGATTTACGGTGGGTTTCACCCAACATGTGCAGATTGAGTCAAATTCAggtcagatttttcttttctttttttaaagaacatggGCCCCCAATTCCAGATCTCCTAGGGTCCCCATCCTGCCCTCCGGGGTGTCTGAGATGGCCAcagtctttcccccccccccaaaattggtgTTTTTTTAGCAGCTGTGCCAGCCCACTCCCTGACTACTCTGTTTCTCCGATCCGTTGTTTCTCTCCCTCGCAGGAACGTCGCCATACCCCTGAGCAGGAAGATGGGGCTGAGGGAAAAAGTGCGGAGGAAAGCTGCTCCGAATCCCATCCTGGAAGCTTTTTACACCATGCACAGGAGAGCCCCCAAAGCGGTGAGTTTTTCTCGCCCGCACGTGTGCTAAAAACCATTCAGTCTCGGCATGGCCTTTCCTTACCCGGCACGCTTAAATGTCTCAGAcaacaatgcccatcattcccagccagtgtttcccctccccctaaacccttttccttttaaagccacctaggTTGAGTTGCCTATTTTGCAGCAGTCCTGCAGCAGGGGGTTACATAAGTTAACAGGCTTGGCATCCGAATCACATCCTGCAGCTGCAGCTAAAGAATGACTAACACGCTTTTGCTCATTTCTGTGGGTTCATAATCCTCGGGACTCTTGCTGCCGGTTGTCTTATAAATAGAAACTGTTCTTGGTATAAGAGATGACTCATCGCCCTCATCATTTGGAGGCCTAGTTTTCTGGGAAGCAGTGAACTGGGGCCAGGGCTGTACCATTGAAGATTTGCAGGAGGGCATTTCCCGCCCAGAAAAAATTCACAAATTCCCAGACTCCCTGCAGGCAGAAAGCTAACACGTCAGGGTCCCAGCCTAcgctctgccctgccctgccaatTTTCTGCGCGCGGATAATCTCGCCAGAGAGCACGCCGTCGCGTTGAGCAACCTTTTACCATTAGCAATCGCGTGAATGATTTGTCTTGAAAAAGGTAAAAGCCACCGAGCTGAAAGGGGGTTTTCTTCACCTCCCCGCCACCTGTTTTCGCAAGACGGCGGTTTGTGAGCTTGGGGTCTGGCGTGCCTCACCCAGGGGCCGTGCTCTGTTTTCCAGGAGGAGCTCAACGCCCTTGCCAAGCGGTGCGACTTACAGCCTAGGCAAGTGGAGAGATGGTTCCGGTATCAGTGGAACAAGGATCGACCCAGCTTGACCAAGAAGTTCTGTGAAGCCAGGTGACGGAGACAGCGGGGTGGGATCAAAGGTGCTCGGGTTGCGTTCCGATGCCAACTTACCTGATTTCACCCCGCGCGGGACCAAGATGCTAACAGAAACTCCGTTCTCTCTCGAAATCCTGCAAATGTCGTAACTGAGTACTTGAATCAAAACATACATGCCGATTTTTGAAAAATTGGCAAGCAAAAATGCAAGGAGGTGTCAGCAAACTCGATTCCTGCGCTGGCTCTTGTTTTGCGTTGGGCTGTATCTGACTCTTTCGAATATTTAcattctgttttatatttttaactgttgggatgatgaGGACGATGGCAACGCTGATGATGATTAACTGAGAAGGTGTCCAAGTGCGTGACATCGTAACCCGAAGGAAATTTACAAGAGGGGTCCAAATATTGAACCCTTTAtatattaatacatttattattatttttaaatacaggtTACTTTACAAAACAGATCACTGTGAACACTAAAACGTTATGATTTATTTTATGGCAAACATTCAAACCTATTGCAAACATtacaaactgaaagaactgggcatgtttagcctggagaagagaagattgaggggagacatgatagcagtcttcaaatacttaaaaggttgtcacacagaggagggccaggatctcttctcgatcctcccagagtgcaggacacggaataacgggctcaagttaaaggaagccagattccggctggacatcaggaaaaacttcctgactgttagagcagtacgataatagaaccagtgaccttggaaggttgtgggctctcccacactagaggtcttcaagaggcagctggacaagcatctgtcagggatgctttagggtggattcctgcattgagcagggggttggactagatggccttgtaggccccttccaactctgctattctatgattctgtgattctatgattaaaaaacaTTAGttattaggatttatttattttcttactgtgtgtaatctgcccagagaatgaAAATTCCTGGGCggattagaaatataataaataaatagataaataaatgaaagaaatatatgaaCTCCGGTGGATCTCCTGTACTCAGCAGAGGGGTGGACTGTATGACCTTTTGAGTTCCCTTCCAGCTCTAGGATTCGATGACTGCAATCCCATCTGCTGGCTGCATCCTGACCTTTTCTCTATCTTTCTCTGCACAGCTGGCGATTTACTTTTTACTTCACTTCCTTCAGCATGGGCCTGGCCGTCCTCTACGACGTGAGTATCAAGTCCCTTCTCGGTTTCGTAGGTCATCGCCAAGAAAAGGCAGCTGGACGCGTTGCGCATTCGACAGCTACACAATCCCCGCGCCGTCCCATTGGCTGTTCCCGTTTTGGGTTGGAGGAATTTGGGAGCAAGGGAATGGGAGGCGTCAGTCCAGCAGAGGTCACCGCTAGCAAGGCGTCACGGGCCGTTGTACCTCTGTACCACTAGGACAGGGGCGGGGAAACGTAGGTCCaggccccaatccagccttccttaCTCTTAAGGAATTGTCTCCCTTTGTAGAAACCCTGGTTCTGGGACCACCGGGAGTGTTGGGTCGGCTACCCACAGCAGGTGAGTAGCAACCGAGAACCGTGAAAGGCGATCCGTGGAAAGGTGTGTGCAAGTCACATGGGAGCACATGCAGAAATGATGTGAAAATGACACGCTGTCAGCCTttccaaatattaaaaaaatgtagCCCTTAAAGGTTTTTAtgatagatagagagagagagagagagagagagagagagagagagagagagagatgagagagagagagagagagagattcctacATGTCCATCTCTATCACGATGACATCGCTATTTGGGGTTTTACCATTTGCATTTCTCTGGCTTTGCAGCCGCTCCTGCCCTCCATCTTTGCCTACTACATGCTGGAGCTGTCCTTCTACTGGTCTTTGGTCTTCACCTTGCCTTTTGACATCAAGCGGAAGGTGAGTGGCAGGCCTGGGCAGCGTTCCACCGGGGCTGAGCAAGACTCATCCCTGGATTTGGGATGAGACGTGACCCCGTTCCTCTACCAAGGGAGCTCACACTCAGGAACCTGTTGCCAGCAGGACCCTCCTCCTCACTGGAGTCTGTTGCTAGGGTCTGGAATGTTTTGAGGGTCAGGGGACATCATTTATTTctcttctggaggaggaggaggaggaggaggaggaggaggaggaaaataataataataataataataataataataataataataataataatattttgggctgcattaataaaagtagagcttccaaatcacgtgaggtcctggttcctctctatttagccctggttaggcctcatctagagtatggcgtccagttctgggctccacaattcaagaaggacgcagacaagctggagcgtgttcagaggagggcaaccaggatgatcaggggtctggaaacaaagccctatgaagagagactgaaagaactgggcaggtttagcctggagaagagaagatggaggggagacatgagagcactcttcaaatacttgaaaggttgtcacacagaggagggccaggatctcttcttgatcctcccagagtgcaggacacggaataacgggctcaagttacaggaagcgttGAAAAGAGGCAACCTCTggtgcttcagaaatcatataaaagttgttttattggttaATGTCCAAACATgttctgctcaacgtttcggactgattgtccttcgtcaggagctataacaatttttaaaatacacaagttAAAATAGAAACAGGAACAACACTCGGAAATTAAATTACATTCCTTTAGCAAAACTATGTAAGTCTCAACTGTTCTTATTTTCACATTTGCTGTCAACAAAAGTGCAATGAGAAATTCCAGAATAGTACACAAAATATTCCTAGATGTTTTACCTTGCCAATACCACGGAATAGATATTACAGTTTGCTACTGCCAATAACCAAATATTCCTATCCCAAGGacaggtttttttctttgttttgagcAAGatcaccaattttttaaaaaattggaacaGAAGTTACAACCCCAATTGTGCACATTTcgagaccccccaccccccccacccccgtgaaaCAAACTCTCCAATTTGCACACATTGACATTTGCGCAAATGGCGGGACCCAGAAAAATGCGCAAACCAGTTCCAGAATCAGGAAAAATACTCCGCTACAGTCCACCGCCGCTTACCGGAACGGAAACACTGCAAGATCTCGTCAGGCTTAATCGGAATGGAATTTTCAGCACCACTGGGCGTAATGGAGTCAAGCCAGGAATTCTTCTCTGGCTCGGATTTTGATCCGAGCCGGTGAAGAATTCAGAGGCTCGTAAAGCTTTCATTTCCTTTGAACCGGGCTTTTATGCCTCTTGCCTACAAGTTCTTTGCCCAGCCTATATCAGAGGAACTTTCACAGCTTTTCCCACTCAGGACTTATAGAAAAACCCTTTTGCCCAAGCTCGCTTTGCGTTCCCGGTCACCTCTACAGCCACTTCCTTTCTCGCCACTGTAGGACTTCCACGAACAGATTCTCCATCACGCCATCACCATCTTCCTGATCAGCTTCTCGTACTGCGCCAACTACATCCGGATCGGCACCCTGGTCTTGATCATACATGATGCTTCAGACTGCTTCCTGGAGGTACGTGGTGCCCCCGGTAACCCAGAGGAGCtgacaaaggccatggctagaccaggcctatatcccgggattgtcctgggatcatccctgtacatccaaatgacacacaggggataaagcagtatgacaatggaaccagtgacctagggaggtggtgggctctcccacactagaggccttcaagaggcagctggacaaccatctgtcaggga belongs to Elgaria multicarinata webbii isolate HBS135686 ecotype San Diego chromosome 23, rElgMul1.1.pri, whole genome shotgun sequence and includes:
- the CERS4 gene encoding ceramide synthase 4 isoform X2 gives rise to the protein MMLPWNEWIWAHEYWLPPGITWEDMKETEEIRYPQPRHLLLSIPLALLLIAVRFVFERNVAIPLSRKMGLREKVRRKAAPNPILEAFYTMHRRAPKAEELNALAKRCDLQPRQVERWFRYQWNKDRPSLTKKFCEASWRFTFYFTSFSMGLAVLYDKPWFWDHRECWVGYPQQPLLPSIFAYYMLELSFYWSLVFTLPFDIKRKDFHEQILHHAITIFLISFSYCANYIRIGTLVLIIHDASDCFLEPTKIFNYLKWRQTCNCLFLAFSAVFLFTRLVIFPYKVLYNTYYYSMELFQPFFGYYFMNALLMILQLLHIFWSCLIVHMIYRFTQFGGMEKDLRSDSDETDNDTRKEKEAKKNGSIHYEPSSNGNCLSKDTSLQLNGRSPPTNGHTKTR
- the CERS4 gene encoding ceramide synthase 4 isoform X1 produces the protein MSPSACWNVYRMMLPWNEWIWAHEYWLPPGITWEDMKETEEIRYPQPRHLLLSIPLALLLIAVRFVFERNVAIPLSRKMGLREKVRRKAAPNPILEAFYTMHRRAPKAEELNALAKRCDLQPRQVERWFRYQWNKDRPSLTKKFCEASWRFTFYFTSFSMGLAVLYDKPWFWDHRECWVGYPQQPLLPSIFAYYMLELSFYWSLVFTLPFDIKRKDFHEQILHHAITIFLISFSYCANYIRIGTLVLIIHDASDCFLEPTKIFNYLKWRQTCNCLFLAFSAVFLFTRLVIFPYKVLYNTYYYSMELFQPFFGYYFMNALLMILQLLHIFWSCLIVHMIYRFTQFGGMEKDLRSDSDETDNDTRKEKEAKKNGSIHYEPSSNGNCLSKDTSLQLNGRSPPTNGHTKTR